ACCTGCTCGCGTCCGTCACCGAGGACGTCGCGGCACACGTGCTGCGCGACAACTACGAGCAGAACGTGCTGCTGGGCATGGCGCGCAAGCTGAGCCCGGCGTTGATCAGCGTGCACCAGCGGTTCATCCAGGCGCTCGAGACCGCCGGCGAGCTGGACCGCACGCTGGAGTTCCTGCCGTCGGACAAGGAGATCGCCGCGCGCGAGGCCGAGGGCATCGGCCTGGTCTCGCCGGAGAACTCGGTACTCGTCGCGTACTCGAAGATGACCCTCACCCGCAAGCTGGAGTCCTCGACGCTGCCGGACGAACCCTGGTTCCGCCGTGCCCTGGCCGGCTACTTCCCGCCGGCGATCGCCTCCCGCTTCGCCGACGAGTTGGACAAGCACCCGTTGCAGCGCGAGATCATCACCACCGTCGTCGTCAACGACATGATCAACCGCAGCGGGACGACGTTCGTTCACCGGGCGATCGAGGAGACCGGTGGCGACGCCGCCGAGATCACCCGCGCGTACAGCGTGGTCCGCGAGGTGTTCGGCCTCGGTGAGCTGTGGGCGGAGCTGGAGAGCCTGGACAACAAGGTCCCGACCGATGCGCAGCACGCCGGGTACCAGGAGATCCGCCGCCTCGTCGACCGGGCGACGCGCTGGCTGGTCGACGTCCGGTTCCCGATCTCGGACGTCGCGGCCGAGATCGACCGGTTCGGCCCCACGCTGCGCGAGCTCGGCCCGCGCATCGCCGAGCTGGTGCGCGGCGCCGAGCTGGCCGACATCCACGGCGAGACGGCACGGCTGGTCGAGCTGGGCCTGCCGACCGAGCTGGCGACGACGCTTGCGCAGCTGCTCAGCACGTTCCTGCTGCTGGACGTGGTCGAGATCGCCAACGCCAGCGAGCACTCACCGGCCGAGATCGCCGAGTTGCACTTCGCGCTGTCGGACCAGTTCTACGTCGACGAGATGCTGACCGCGGTGACCGCGTTGCCGCGAGATGACCGCTGGACGACCCTGGCACGCGCGGCGATGCGGCACGACGTGTACGCGGCGCTGTCGGCGATCACCACGGCAGTGCTGCGCGGCACCGACGACGCGCTGAGCGCCGATGACCGGACGCAGGTGTGGAGCGAGGCGAACATCGAACGCGTCGAGCGGGCGCGTTCGACCGTGCGCGCCGCGCTCGACCGGGACACGATCGACCTGGCGACGTTGTCGGTGGCACTGCGTGTGATGCGCGGCCTGCCCACCTGATCGCTGCCGCTTCCCCCCTGCTGCGACGGAAAATCGGCGCGAATTCTGGTAACAGGGTGGGGGGAGCGAAGCAAAGCGGGGCGGGAGGGCCCGGTTGGATCGGCCCGACGTGATCAAGAAAGCGACGTGATCAAGAAATCGACGCGACGCGGTGCACCGGCACGTGCGCCCAGACCCGCTTGCCGGAACGCAGCGGCACAACGCCCCAGTCGTCGGACACCGCGGCCACGATCTGCAGCCCACGGCCGGACGGTTCGGTGCTGCCGGGCGTACGCGGGCGCGGCGGTTCGGTGCTGGCGTCGGTGACCTCCACCGTCACCCCGTCCGGATCGAGCTCCCAGCGGACGGCGAGCGGGCCGTCGTCCGCCCTCGGCGTGTGCCGGACGGCGTTGCCGACGAGCTCGCTGAGGACCAGCACCACCTCGTCGATGGACTCCGGTTCGATGCCGCGCTCGGCGAGGTCGGCGCCGACCCTGCGGCGCACCAGCCCCGCGCTGGTCGGCTCGTGCCGGACCTCAATGGCGGACACCGCTCGCCTGCTCTCCTCCGACCGCAATTCCCCCGGACCTGTCGTTGATACCCGAGCCGCGCCGCCGGTTAACCGCCCGGGCTGTTCGCTCACACCCCGTCCACCTGGGCGATCACCTCGGCGGGGCGGTTGGTGATGATCGTGTCGACCCCCAGGCGCAGCACGTGCTCGACGTCGGCGGGATCGTCGACCGTCCAGACGTAGACCCGGTGCCCGCGGGCGTGCGCCCGGGCGACGAAGCCCGGATCGGCGCGCAGCAGGTGCAGGCCGGGTCCGGCGATCGGGACGCCGGCCGGCAGCATCCCCTCGCGGCGCACCGGATACAGCCGCTCCATCAGCAGCACCGTGGGGATGTCCGGCGCGAGCAGCTTGACCCGGCGCAGCGCGGTGGGCGCGAAACTCATCACGGTCACCGGGTTGCTCAGGTCGGCCGGTTCGCGCAGCGACTCCCCGGGTCCGGCTCGCCCGGCCCAGCCGAAGCGGCGCAGCAGCTCGACGAGCTCCTTCTCGACCAGCCCGCCGTAGCGGGTCGGGTGCTTGGTCTCGATCAGCAGCCCCACCCGGCGGTCGGCGTCGCGGACCAGTTCGAGCAGCCGCTCCAGCGTGAGCACGCCGCCGGACAGCGTCACCAGGTCGGGCGCGACACCGGACAGGTACGGCGCCGCGTTCACCAGGTCGTCGGCCGAGGCGGGCAGGTCGCCGTGCCATGACGAGAAGTCCAGCGCGCTGAGTGCTGCCAGGTCGAACTCGCTGACCACACCGCGGCCGTCCGAGGTCCGGTTCACCGTGCGGTCGTGCACGCAGACCAGGTGCCCGTCCCGGGTGAGCCGCACGTCGCACTCCAGCGCGTCCGCCCCGGACTCGATCGCGCTGAGGTAGGCAGCCAGGGTGTGCTCGGCCACGTCGAGTGACGCGCCGCGGTGGGCGACGATCAGCGGCCGGTCCGGCGGCTCGATCGCGGCGCGGGCTGCGCGGGGTCTCACCCGTCCATCGTGCCCGAAGCGCTCAGAGCACCTGCGGCGGCGCTCCGGTCTCGCTCACCATCGCGCGGCCGGCCTGTGCCCAGGCGTGCATGCCGCCGGCGATGTTCACCGCGTCGTAGCCGTTCTTGACCAGCCAGGCGGTCACCTGTCCGGAGCGGCCGCCCACGGCACACACGACGTGCACCCGCCGGTCCGTCGGGATGCGGTCCGGCTCGTAGTGGACGGTGGTGGGGACGCTGTTCATCGGGACGTGGACCGCGCCGGGGATGTGCCCGGCCTGCCACTCGTAGGGCTCGCGCACGT
This genomic stretch from Jatrophihabitans cynanchi harbors:
- a CDS encoding glycerophosphodiester phosphodiesterase — translated: MRPRAARAAIEPPDRPLIVAHRGASLDVAEHTLAAYLSAIESGADALECDVRLTRDGHLVCVHDRTVNRTSDGRGVVSEFDLAALSALDFSSWHGDLPASADDLVNAAPYLSGVAPDLVTLSGGVLTLERLLELVRDADRRVGLLIETKHPTRYGGLVEKELVELLRRFGWAGRAGPGESLREPADLSNPVTVMSFAPTALRRVKLLAPDIPTVLLMERLYPVRREGMLPAGVPIAGPGLHLLRADPGFVARAHARGHRVYVWTVDDPADVEHVLRLGVDTIITNRPAEVIAQVDGV
- a CDS encoding ATP-binding protein encodes the protein MSAIEVRHEPTSAGLVRRRVGADLAERGIEPESIDEVVLVLSELVGNAVRHTPRADDGPLAVRWELDPDGVTVEVTDASTEPPRPRTPGSTEPSGRGLQIVAAVSDDWGVVPLRSGKRVWAHVPVHRVASIS
- a CDS encoding rhodanese-like domain-containing protein, with product MSFFSAPPSASVADLPEDLTADGTVLDVREPYEWQAGHIPGAVHVPMNSVPTTVHYEPDRIPTDRRVHVVCAVGGRSGQVTAWLVKNGYDAVNIAGGMHAWAQAGRAMVSETGAPPQVL